One Paenarthrobacter aurescens TC1 DNA window includes the following coding sequences:
- a CDS encoding putative chalcone synthase (naringenin-chalcone synthase) (identified by match to protein family HMM PF00195; match to protein family HMM PF02797): protein MPVYMRSLETAVPQTILVQQQARDVFASQPGLTRLGTRLVSTCFDSAAIDTRYTAVAELSLDARAENPQFFDPETNRVLSPSTKVRNEIFATEATKLFVEAGKAAVAQAPGIDLDDITHVITVSCTGFFNPGPDYKVVRALGLNPAVQRYHLGFMGCYAAFPALKAAKQFCVADPAAVVLVICVELCSLHVRTSNDPDTIMGSAIFGDGAAAAVVTARELQGPEPAIRLDHFETVLTPVGEEAMAWNIGDEGFEMVLGSYVPHIIEEHITGALAPLLAREPSLAGLPYRDITHWAIHPGGRSILDKVESKLELTQEQLVPARETLREYGNMSSATVLFVLKYMLERSVSEREERICSMAFGPGLTVETGLFTLVSPAL from the coding sequence ATGCCGGTATACATGAGGTCCCTTGAAACCGCAGTTCCGCAAACCATCCTCGTACAGCAGCAAGCCCGTGACGTCTTCGCATCACAGCCAGGCCTAACGCGGCTGGGTACCCGACTGGTCAGTACGTGTTTCGACTCTGCGGCAATTGACACCCGGTACACCGCGGTAGCGGAGCTCAGCCTTGATGCACGTGCCGAGAATCCGCAGTTTTTCGACCCCGAAACCAACCGGGTTCTGAGCCCCAGCACTAAAGTGCGCAACGAGATCTTTGCAACTGAAGCCACCAAATTGTTCGTGGAGGCCGGCAAGGCCGCAGTGGCCCAGGCGCCCGGGATCGACCTCGATGACATCACGCACGTCATCACCGTGTCCTGCACAGGGTTCTTCAACCCTGGTCCGGACTACAAGGTGGTCAGGGCCTTGGGGCTCAACCCCGCAGTGCAGCGGTACCATCTTGGCTTCATGGGCTGTTACGCAGCCTTCCCCGCCCTCAAGGCGGCCAAGCAGTTCTGCGTCGCTGACCCCGCCGCGGTTGTCCTGGTGATCTGTGTTGAACTGTGCTCCCTGCATGTGAGGACCTCGAACGATCCCGACACGATCATGGGGTCGGCGATTTTCGGTGACGGCGCGGCGGCCGCCGTCGTGACCGCGCGTGAGCTGCAGGGGCCGGAACCGGCCATCCGCCTGGACCACTTTGAAACCGTGCTGACACCTGTGGGCGAGGAAGCCATGGCCTGGAACATCGGTGACGAAGGGTTCGAGATGGTGCTGGGCTCGTACGTCCCGCACATTATTGAGGAACACATCACTGGTGCCCTTGCGCCGCTGCTTGCCAGGGAGCCTTCCTTGGCCGGCCTCCCTTACCGGGACATTACCCACTGGGCCATCCATCCCGGCGGCCGTAGCATCCTGGACAAGGTGGAGTCCAAGTTGGAACTCACCCAGGAACAGTTGGTTCCCGCGCGGGAAACGCTGAGGGAATACGGGAACATGAGCAGCGCTACTGTGCTGTTCGTCCTGAAGTACATGCTTGAACGGTCGGTCAGCGAACGTGAGGAAAGGATCTGTTCCATGGCGTTCGGCCCGGGCCTGACAGTTGAAACGGGACTCTTTACGCTGGTCTCGCCTGCGCTGTGA
- a CDS encoding putative monooxygenase (identified by match to protein family HMM PF01494) translates to MSMLFPRPLPNTAGRTVPDVVIVGAGPVGLFMGVLLLQRGYQVRILERRRGRSNRSRAIGIHPPALAELARAGVAEELMAAGVHIQRGVAYSRRQRVAELAFDGDAAFPFILAVPQTFTEEVLELAVRDLDAGAIVRGVDVQEINHGGETLHVRGVSPSGSLEADARLVIAADGAHSTIRPHYLPALPFRSYPDCYIMGDFPDDTGHGADAVLYLEPEGIVESFPLPGGIRRWVVRLGAPHKNPTAAGLAHLVTARTGEVLDTAGNSMLSAFEVRSRLAQRMVHGRVVLLGDAAHEISPIGGQGMNLGWLDAAALAPIIDASFRGADVGRDVANFEKSRRKAALRASRQAGLNMALGRPLPPPAMSARNTLFASALAIPAISELVERRFTMR, encoded by the coding sequence TTGTCCATGCTCTTCCCCAGGCCCTTACCGAACACCGCGGGGAGAACCGTGCCTGACGTTGTGATTGTGGGGGCCGGCCCTGTGGGCCTGTTCATGGGCGTCCTGCTGCTTCAACGGGGATACCAGGTCCGCATTTTGGAGCGTCGAAGGGGCAGGAGCAACCGTTCCCGCGCGATCGGAATCCACCCCCCGGCCTTGGCCGAGCTGGCGCGGGCTGGAGTTGCCGAGGAACTCATGGCTGCCGGAGTCCACATCCAGCGCGGCGTGGCTTACAGCCGGAGACAACGGGTGGCGGAGCTCGCGTTCGACGGCGACGCTGCGTTTCCCTTCATCCTTGCCGTCCCGCAGACGTTCACCGAGGAAGTTCTGGAGCTGGCGGTACGGGATCTGGATGCCGGCGCCATCGTCCGGGGTGTCGATGTCCAGGAGATCAATCACGGCGGCGAAACCTTACACGTTCGCGGGGTTTCACCTTCCGGGAGCCTGGAAGCAGATGCACGCTTGGTAATAGCCGCAGACGGAGCGCACTCAACCATCCGTCCGCACTACCTGCCGGCCTTGCCGTTCCGCAGCTATCCGGACTGCTACATCATGGGCGATTTCCCGGATGACACGGGGCATGGCGCCGACGCCGTGTTGTACCTGGAACCCGAAGGAATCGTGGAGTCATTTCCTCTGCCAGGAGGCATCCGCAGATGGGTCGTCAGGCTGGGCGCACCGCACAAGAACCCGACGGCGGCGGGGCTGGCCCACCTGGTCACGGCCAGGACCGGTGAGGTACTGGACACAGCCGGCAATTCGATGTTGAGCGCTTTCGAAGTACGTTCGCGGCTGGCTCAGCGCATGGTTCACGGCAGGGTGGTGTTGCTGGGGGATGCCGCTCACGAGATCAGCCCCATCGGCGGGCAGGGCATGAACCTTGGCTGGTTGGATGCTGCAGCTCTGGCCCCCATCATTGATGCATCCTTTCGGGGTGCCGACGTAGGACGCGATGTGGCAAATTTCGAGAAGTCACGCAGGAAAGCGGCGCTTCGCGCTTCACGTCAGGCCGGCCTCAACATGGCCCTGGGCAGACCGCTCCCGCCTCCCGCCATGTCGGCAAGGAACACGCTTTTCGCAAGCGCCCTGGCCATACCGGCAATTTCAGAACTGGTGGAGCGCCGCTTCACCATGCGTTAG
- a CDS encoding putative excinuclease ABC, A subunit (identified by match to protein family HMM PF00005), which yields MMTIAASTDKQSPAWHAADTHDLIRVQGARENNLKDVSVEIPKRRLTVFTGVSGSGKSSLVFATIAAESQRMINETYSAFVQGFMPSLARPDVDVLEGLTTAIIVDQERMGSNPRSTVGTATDANAMLRILFSRLGQPHIGSPNAYSFNVPTVKASGAITVERGEGKTKTEKATFNRLGGMCSRCEGMGSVNDFDLTALYDETKSLSEGALTIPGYTMDGWYGRIFSGSGFFNMDKPISKFTKKELHDLLYREPTKIKVEGINLTYEGVIPKIQKSMLSKDVDALQPHIRAFVERAITFTTCPECEGTRLSPEARSSKIRGKSIADVCTMQISDLAGWVRELDEPSVAPLLKGLQHLLDSFAGIGLGYLSLDRPAGTLSGGEAQRTKMIRHLGSSLTDITYVFDEPTIGLHPHDIERMNQLLLQLRDKGNTVLVVEHKPETIAIADHVIDLGPGAGTGGGTVCFEGDLEGLRGSDTITGRHLDDRASIKDSVRSASGHLEIRGASTNNLKNVDVDIPLGVLCVLTGVAGSGKSSLIHGSVAKRDGVLVIDQGAIRGSRRSNPATYTGLLEPIRKAFAKANGVKPALFSSNSEGACPTCNGAGVIYTDLGVMATVESPCEECEGKRFQASVLEYRLGGRNIAEVLAMSVDEAEVFFSEGEARTPAAHKLLDRLADVGLGYLTLGQPLTTLSGGERQRLKLATQMSEKGDIYILDEPTTGLHLADVQNLLGMLDRLVATGKSVIVIEHHQAVMAHADWIIDLGPGAGHDGGKIVFAGTPAELAAGQSTLTGKHLAAYVSK from the coding sequence ATGATGACTATTGCTGCGAGTACCGACAAGCAATCTCCTGCATGGCACGCGGCCGATACCCATGATCTGATCCGGGTTCAAGGCGCACGCGAAAACAACCTGAAGGACGTCAGTGTTGAGATCCCGAAGCGCCGACTGACGGTCTTCACGGGTGTTTCCGGTTCCGGGAAGAGTTCGCTGGTCTTCGCCACCATCGCTGCAGAGTCGCAGCGCATGATCAACGAGACCTACAGTGCTTTTGTCCAGGGCTTCATGCCGTCCCTGGCCCGGCCGGATGTGGACGTGCTCGAAGGACTGACGACGGCCATCATCGTGGACCAGGAACGCATGGGCTCCAACCCGCGCTCTACCGTGGGCACCGCCACCGACGCCAACGCCATGTTGCGTATCCTGTTCAGCCGGCTTGGCCAGCCACACATTGGTTCGCCCAACGCCTATTCCTTCAACGTGCCCACGGTGAAGGCCAGCGGCGCCATCACCGTGGAACGTGGCGAAGGCAAAACGAAGACCGAGAAAGCGACCTTTAACCGGCTGGGTGGCATGTGCTCCCGCTGCGAGGGCATGGGTTCGGTCAACGACTTCGATCTCACGGCTCTCTACGACGAGACCAAATCCCTGAGCGAAGGCGCCCTGACCATTCCGGGATACACCATGGATGGCTGGTATGGGCGCATCTTCAGTGGCTCAGGGTTCTTCAATATGGACAAGCCCATCTCCAAGTTCACCAAGAAGGAACTGCACGATCTCCTCTACCGTGAACCCACCAAGATCAAGGTGGAGGGCATCAACCTCACGTACGAGGGCGTGATCCCCAAGATCCAGAAGTCGATGCTCAGCAAGGACGTCGATGCTTTGCAGCCGCACATTCGTGCCTTCGTGGAACGGGCCATTACCTTCACCACGTGCCCGGAGTGCGAAGGCACCAGGCTGAGCCCCGAGGCGAGGTCTTCCAAAATTAGAGGCAAGAGCATCGCGGATGTCTGCACCATGCAGATCAGCGACCTCGCAGGCTGGGTTCGCGAGCTTGATGAACCCTCCGTAGCTCCTTTGCTCAAGGGCCTCCAGCACCTTCTCGATTCTTTCGCCGGCATCGGATTGGGTTACCTGTCCCTTGACCGGCCGGCCGGCACGTTGTCCGGGGGAGAGGCCCAGCGGACCAAGATGATCCGGCATCTGGGGTCGTCGCTCACGGACATCACCTATGTCTTTGACGAACCAACCATTGGGCTGCACCCCCACGACATCGAGCGCATGAACCAGCTGCTGCTGCAGCTTCGCGACAAGGGCAACACAGTGCTGGTGGTGGAACACAAGCCGGAAACCATCGCGATCGCGGACCACGTCATCGATCTGGGTCCTGGCGCCGGCACCGGAGGCGGCACCGTGTGCTTCGAGGGTGACCTTGAGGGATTGCGGGGGAGCGACACAATCACGGGTCGCCATCTGGACGATCGCGCATCCATCAAAGACAGCGTGCGATCTGCCTCCGGCCACTTGGAAATCCGTGGTGCCTCCACAAACAACCTCAAAAACGTCGACGTCGACATTCCCCTTGGCGTTCTTTGCGTCCTCACCGGGGTGGCCGGCTCGGGCAAGAGTTCACTGATTCATGGTTCCGTAGCCAAGCGGGACGGTGTCCTGGTGATCGATCAGGGTGCCATTCGGGGATCCCGCAGAAGCAACCCCGCCACGTACACGGGACTCCTGGAACCCATCCGTAAGGCGTTCGCCAAGGCCAACGGCGTCAAGCCTGCGCTCTTCAGCTCGAACTCCGAGGGCGCGTGCCCCACGTGTAATGGAGCGGGTGTCATTTACACGGATCTCGGTGTCATGGCCACTGTCGAGTCGCCCTGTGAAGAATGCGAGGGAAAGCGCTTTCAGGCCTCTGTTCTAGAGTATCGGCTGGGGGGTCGCAATATTGCAGAGGTGCTTGCAATGTCTGTAGATGAGGCTGAGGTTTTCTTCAGCGAAGGCGAGGCGCGGACCCCGGCTGCCCACAAGCTTCTCGATCGTCTTGCCGATGTTGGACTGGGCTACCTGACGCTTGGGCAGCCGCTGACCACCTTGTCCGGCGGTGAGCGCCAGCGGCTCAAGCTGGCGACGCAGATGTCCGAAAAGGGAGATATTTACATTCTCGACGAGCCGACCACCGGCCTGCACCTGGCCGATGTCCAAAATCTGCTGGGCATGCTGGATCGTCTGGTTGCAACCGGAAAGTCGGTGATTGTCATCGAACACCACCAAGCCGTCATGGCAC